One Devosia lacusdianchii genomic window carries:
- a CDS encoding SDR family oxidoreductase codes for MSENLAGKVVLVTGASSGIGRALALTLADAGAKLALVGRSQARLQEVADQVGSDALVIPADLSNPAAVDDAAATTLAHFGRVDILLANAGLYIPGDVVDGDAGAWDAMLQVNVNSVFRLVRALLPQMVERQSGHIVVTSSISGHQAIQWEPIYSASKHAIQSFVHGLRRQVAPHNVRVGEVSPGIVLNELWGYDDPAAIASKVAAREGLRSEDVADAVLYMLTRPAHVTIRDLVILPQNQDI; via the coding sequence ATGAGCGAAAATCTTGCTGGCAAAGTCGTGCTGGTCACCGGCGCCAGCTCGGGTATCGGCCGCGCCCTGGCGCTGACTCTGGCCGATGCAGGCGCCAAACTCGCCCTCGTTGGCCGCTCACAGGCGCGCCTGCAAGAGGTCGCGGACCAGGTCGGTAGCGACGCCCTGGTCATTCCCGCCGACCTGTCCAACCCGGCAGCGGTGGACGATGCGGCCGCCACGACACTGGCCCATTTCGGTCGTGTCGACATCCTCCTCGCCAACGCCGGCCTCTATATTCCCGGCGACGTCGTCGATGGCGATGCCGGCGCCTGGGACGCCATGCTGCAGGTCAACGTCAACAGCGTCTTCCGCCTCGTCCGCGCCCTGCTGCCGCAGATGGTCGAACGGCAGTCGGGCCACATCGTCGTCACCAGCTCGATTTCCGGCCATCAAGCCATCCAATGGGAGCCAATCTATTCGGCCTCCAAACACGCTATTCAGTCCTTCGTCCACGGTCTGCGCCGGCAGGTGGCGCCGCACAATGTCCGCGTCGGGGAGGTGTCTCCGGGCATCGTGCTCAACGAACTCTGGGGTTATGACGATCCTGCTGCCATCGCCAGCAAGGTCGCCGCCCGCGAAGGCCTGCGCTCCGAAGATGTGGCCGACGCCGTGCTTTACATGCTGACCCGCCCGGCCCACGTCACCATTCGCGATCTCGTTATCCTGCCGCAGAACCAGGATATCTGA
- a CDS encoding ROK family protein: protein MNQTRAIGIDIGGSRLRAALVDTSGTILDRRETATLAQAGPEAVIAQVVDLVAQIAPAAERSSLSGAGVACPGPLDTTRGLALGIPTLAGWSNLPIASMLEAAIGLPVRLENDGIAAAIGEWKFGAGRGMQHLAYITVSTGIGGGVVLDGKPLHGRMGMTGHVGHMTVQRDGALCSCGNRGCWEAYASGTAFARRIGQSSGAMASGTPKSVFAAASDGDGDALALVAEEADWLGIGIANLLHLYSPECVIIGGGISNGFALLEPGIRARILANAMPAFRNVPVVVAGLGENAGLVGAAAILL from the coding sequence ATGAACCAGACCCGCGCCATCGGCATCGATATCGGCGGCAGCCGTCTGCGTGCGGCGCTGGTCGATACATCAGGCACCATCCTCGATCGCCGCGAAACCGCGACGCTGGCCCAGGCGGGTCCGGAGGCGGTGATCGCTCAGGTGGTCGATCTGGTCGCGCAAATCGCGCCCGCCGCCGAACGCTCGTCTCTATCGGGCGCGGGCGTAGCATGTCCCGGTCCGCTCGACACCACACGCGGCCTGGCGCTGGGCATTCCCACATTGGCCGGCTGGTCGAACCTGCCTATTGCCAGCATGCTCGAAGCTGCCATCGGCCTGCCAGTCCGGTTGGAAAATGACGGTATTGCCGCCGCCATCGGTGAATGGAAGTTCGGCGCCGGCCGCGGCATGCAGCACCTCGCTTACATCACCGTCAGCACCGGCATTGGCGGCGGCGTCGTGCTCGATGGCAAGCCGCTGCACGGACGCATGGGCATGACCGGCCATGTCGGCCACATGACCGTGCAGCGCGACGGTGCCCTCTGCTCCTGCGGCAATCGCGGCTGCTGGGAAGCCTATGCCTCCGGCACCGCCTTCGCCCGGCGTATCGGCCAAAGCAGCGGTGCTATGGCCTCCGGCACGCCCAAATCGGTCTTCGCCGCCGCGTCCGACGGCGATGGCGACGCGCTGGCACTCGTTGCCGAAGAAGCGGATTGGCTGGGCATCGGCATCGCCAACCTGCTGCATCTCTACAGTCCCGAATGCGTGATTATCGGCGGCGGCATTTCCAACGGGTTCGCTCTGCTCGAGCCGGGCATTCGGGCCCGCATCCTCGCCAACGCCATGCCAGCCTTCCGCAATGTGCCGGTCGTCGTTGCCGGCCTCGGCGAAAACGCCGGCCTTGTTGGCGCGGCCGCCATCCTGCTCTAA
- a CDS encoding ribulose-phosphate 3-epimerase yields the protein MPSTTWLADLPRHRLLAEYSMWSADLIRLADDLARIEPHADILHIDVADGHFAPALLFFPDLVMRIRSATEKPIHVHLMAADAILLDQIAQFADAGADLISIHVENAKVADDALAMLDERDVAAGMVARIETPVAELAPYLDRLDFVTLLGTAIGVKGQGLDPTAGDRLREARRLIAASGRSIVLAADGGIRDTTVPILRAAGAETVVMGSLAFGAPDLPARMAWLHAL from the coding sequence ATGCCCAGCACCACCTGGCTCGCCGATCTGCCGCGCCATCGCCTGCTTGCCGAATATTCCATGTGGTCGGCCGATCTCATTCGCCTCGCCGATGATCTCGCTCGTATCGAACCACATGCCGATATCCTCCACATCGACGTGGCCGACGGGCATTTCGCCCCGGCTTTGCTGTTCTTCCCCGATCTCGTGATGCGCATCCGCAGTGCCACCGAGAAGCCCATCCACGTCCACCTGATGGCCGCCGATGCCATTCTGCTCGACCAGATCGCCCAATTTGCCGATGCCGGCGCTGACCTCATCAGCATCCATGTGGAAAACGCCAAGGTAGCCGACGACGCCCTGGCCATGCTCGACGAGCGCGACGTCGCCGCCGGCATGGTCGCCCGCATCGAAACGCCAGTTGCCGAGTTGGCGCCCTATCTCGACCGCCTCGATTTCGTCACCCTGCTGGGCACCGCCATTGGCGTCAAAGGGCAGGGGCTCGATCCCACTGCTGGCGACCGCCTGCGCGAGGCCAGGCGGCTGATCGCTGCAAGCGGCCGCTCGATCGTGCTGGCCGCCGATGGTGGCATTCGCGACACCACAGTGCCCATCCTGCGCGCCGCCGGTGCTGAGACTGTCGTCATGGGCTCACTGGCCTTCGGCGCCCCCGACCTGCCGGCCCGCATGGCCTGGCTGCACGCGCTTTGA
- a CDS encoding alpha/beta fold hydrolase gives MSLQRHTMQRDGLDLAWYDTGGPGVPVVFQHGLCGDARQTAEACPLGHRLITLECRGHGASQPGNPDQFSIKTFADDIAALIEQLTLGPLIVGGISMGAAIATRLAVTRPELVRALALVRPAWVTEAAPPNLQPNAEVGALLSRLPPDAAREAFAASSTHARLAADAPDNLVSLLSFFQREPIAITAALLQAIAADGPGVTEADLARLNIPALVIGTGQDAIHPWTMAEQLAALIPGANLRQATPKAIDKSRYLADLHSALGAFFEDI, from the coding sequence ATGAGCCTGCAGCGCCACACCATGCAGCGCGATGGCCTGGATCTGGCTTGGTACGACACCGGCGGTCCGGGTGTGCCTGTTGTCTTCCAGCACGGCCTTTGCGGTGATGCCCGCCAGACTGCCGAAGCCTGTCCCTTGGGCCACCGCCTCATCACCCTCGAATGCCGCGGCCATGGCGCGTCCCAGCCGGGCAATCCCGATCAGTTCAGCATCAAGACCTTCGCCGACGACATTGCCGCCCTGATCGAACAGCTCACCCTCGGTCCTCTGATCGTCGGCGGCATTTCCATGGGCGCGGCCATCGCCACGCGGCTGGCTGTCACTCGCCCCGAACTGGTTCGCGCCCTTGCTCTGGTCCGCCCGGCCTGGGTCACCGAGGCCGCCCCGCCCAATCTGCAGCCCAATGCAGAAGTAGGCGCACTGCTCTCCCGTCTGCCGCCTGATGCGGCACGCGAGGCCTTTGCGGCCAGTTCGACCCACGCACGTCTGGCAGCCGACGCGCCTGATAATCTCGTGTCGCTCCTCAGCTTCTTCCAGCGCGAGCCCATCGCTATCACCGCCGCTTTGCTGCAAGCCATTGCCGCAGACGGCCCCGGCGTCACCGAAGCCGATCTCGCTCGCCTGAATATCCCGGCCCTGGTCATCGGCACCGGTCAGGATGCCATCCACCCATGGACGATGGCCGAGCAACTGGCTGCGCTCATCCCCGGCGCAAATCTGCGTCAGGCCACGCCCAAAGCTATCGACAAATCCCGCTATCTCGCGGACCTTCATTCGGCGCTCGGCGCCTTCTTCGAGGATATCTGA